The following proteins come from a genomic window of Pseudomonas cichorii:
- a CDS encoding PepSY domain-containing protein, which yields MKLMPALFTAFALTTAAGMAQADIGPDEVIRLQKSGAVGDFEQFNKQALAKHPGFQIHDTELERHAGRYVYQIELKDAKGVEWDFEVDAKTGEVLRDAQDR from the coding sequence ATGAAACTTATGCCTGCTCTTTTCACCGCTTTTGCCCTGACCACTGCTGCCGGTATGGCACAGGCTGATATTGGTCCTGACGAAGTGATTCGTCTGCAAAAGTCCGGCGCGGTCGGAGACTTTGAACAGTTCAACAAACAGGCTCTGGCCAAACACCCAGGCTTCCAGATCCACGACACCGAGCTTGAAAGGCACGCCGGCCGTTACGTGTATCAGATCGAGCTGAAAGACGCCAAGGGCGTGGAGTGGGACTTCGAAGTCGACGCCAAGACAGGCGAAGTACTGCGCGACGCTCAAGACCGCTAA
- a CDS encoding PQQ-dependent sugar dehydrogenase, which produces MFRKTLIAAMCATAMSSLPLTASAADEAVKQYKSELGTVSVSEVADGLDHPWALAFLPDKKGILVTERSGNLRVVSPDGKLSGPISGVPQVWAKGQGGLLDVVLSPDFAKDRMVYLTYSEGSGKTAAEGETAGTAAGRGRLSADLTKLEDFTVIFRQQPKLSVGNHFGSRMVFDRDGYLFIALGENNNRATSQDLDKLQGKVVRIYPDGNVPKDNPFVGQNNVRPEIWSYGHRNQQGAALNPWSGTVWTNEHGPKGGDELNIIERAQNYGWPLATHGINYSGQPIPEAKGKFVEGTKVPFHVWEKSPGISGMAFYNNGLFKAWDHNVFIGALATEELIRLQFEGDRIVHEERFLGDMKQRIRDVRQGPDGYVYLLTDDDKGKLLKVGLQQ; this is translated from the coding sequence ATGTTTAGAAAAACCCTGATCGCGGCAATGTGTGCCACGGCGATGTCGAGCTTGCCGTTGACTGCCAGCGCGGCCGACGAGGCCGTGAAGCAATACAAGAGCGAACTGGGCACTGTCAGTGTCAGCGAAGTGGCAGACGGGCTGGATCATCCTTGGGCGCTGGCGTTCCTGCCGGACAAGAAAGGCATTCTGGTGACCGAGCGTTCAGGCAATCTGCGCGTCGTTTCGCCGGACGGCAAACTCTCCGGCCCGATCTCGGGTGTTCCGCAAGTCTGGGCCAAAGGGCAGGGCGGCTTGCTGGACGTGGTGCTGTCCCCTGATTTCGCCAAGGACCGCATGGTCTACCTGACCTACTCCGAAGGCAGCGGCAAGACGGCCGCCGAAGGCGAAACCGCAGGCACCGCTGCCGGCCGTGGTCGTCTGTCGGCTGACCTGACCAAACTGGAAGATTTCACCGTGATTTTCCGCCAGCAGCCAAAACTGTCGGTGGGTAACCACTTCGGCTCGCGGATGGTCTTTGACCGCGACGGCTACCTGTTTATCGCCCTGGGCGAAAACAACAACCGTGCAACGTCCCAGGACCTGGACAAGCTGCAGGGCAAGGTCGTGCGCATCTACCCCGATGGCAATGTCCCCAAAGACAACCCCTTTGTCGGGCAGAACAACGTGCGTCCGGAAATCTGGTCTTACGGCCATCGCAACCAGCAGGGCGCGGCCCTCAACCCCTGGAGCGGAACCGTGTGGACCAATGAGCATGGTCCAAAGGGTGGCGATGAGCTGAATATCATCGAACGTGCCCAGAACTATGGCTGGCCACTGGCTACCCATGGCATCAACTATTCCGGTCAACCGATCCCGGAAGCCAAGGGCAAGTTTGTCGAGGGCACCAAAGTGCCTTTCCATGTGTGGGAAAAATCGCCGGGTATCAGCGGCATGGCGTTTTACAACAATGGTCTTTTCAAGGCCTGGGACCACAACGTGTTTATCGGAGCACTGGCCACCGAAGAGTTGATCCGTTTGCAGTTTGAAGGCGACCGCATTGTTCATGAAGAACGCTTTCTGGGCGATATGAAACAGCGTATTCGCGATGTTCGTCAGGGGCCGGATGGTTACGTGTATCTGCTGACCGATGACGATAAAGGGAAGTTGCTTAAAGTCGGTTTGCAACAATAA